In one window of Mauremys reevesii isolate NIE-2019 linkage group 22, ASM1616193v1, whole genome shotgun sequence DNA:
- the ISOC2 gene encoding isochorismatase domain-containing protein 2 isoform X3 — protein sequence MGPGAFPVQGASAPHLVPSSHLLAAGAEMALARLGKVVPKTSILFLCDMQEKFRPTIAHFPQIVAVAARMLQAAQLLEIPVVVTEQYPQGLGPTVPELGAEGLRKFPKTCFSMLVPEVEQELGALPHLRSVLLCGIETQACIMPSGPAGGPVPPTAERCLHHHQRGADPAAGQRRRPPSLPTDPEAH from the exons atggggcccggggccttTCCCGTTCAGGGGGCATCAGCTCCCCATCTGGTCCCATCCTCTCATCTTCTGGCTGCAGGGGCAGAGATGGCTCTGGCCCGGCTCGGGAAGGTGGTTCCCAAAACCAGCATCCTCTTCCTGTGTGACATGCAGGAGAAGTTCCGGCCCACCATAGCCCACTTCCCCCAGATTGTGGCCGTGGCAGCGCGCATGTTGCAG GCGGCGCAGCTGCTGGAGATCCCGGTGGTGGTGACGGAGCAGTACCCCCAGGGGCTGGGCCCTACGGTGCCCGAGCTGGGGGCCGAAGGGCTGAGGAAGTTCCCCAAGACCTGCTTCAGCATGCTGGTCCCGGAGGTGGAGCAGGAGTtgggggcactgccccacctgcgCTCTGTGCTCCTGTGCggcattgagacccaggcctgcaTCATG CCAAGTGGACCGGCTGGCGGCCCTGTCCCGCCTACGGCAGAGCGGTGCCTTCATCACCACCAGCGAGGGGCTGATCCTGCAGCTGGTCAGAGACGCCGCCCACCCTCGCTTCCGACAG ATCCAGAAGCTCATTAA
- the ISOC2 gene encoding isochorismatase domain-containing protein 2 isoform X1 produces MGPGAFPVQGASAPHLVPSSHLLAAGAEMALARLGKVVPKTSILFLCDMQEKFRPTIAHFPQIVAVAARMLQAAQLLEIPVVVTEQYPQGLGPTVPELGAEGLRKFPKTCFSMLVPEVEQELGALPHLRSVLLCGIETQACIMSTALDALERGLDVHVVADACSSRSQVDRLAALSRLRQSGAFITTSEGLILQLVRDAAHPRFRQIQKLIKDPAPDSGLLSLFPGQSPGFS; encoded by the exons atggggcccggggccttTCCCGTTCAGGGGGCATCAGCTCCCCATCTGGTCCCATCCTCTCATCTTCTGGCTGCAGGGGCAGAGATGGCTCTGGCCCGGCTCGGGAAGGTGGTTCCCAAAACCAGCATCCTCTTCCTGTGTGACATGCAGGAGAAGTTCCGGCCCACCATAGCCCACTTCCCCCAGATTGTGGCCGTGGCAGCGCGCATGTTGCAG GCGGCGCAGCTGCTGGAGATCCCGGTGGTGGTGACGGAGCAGTACCCCCAGGGGCTGGGCCCTACGGTGCCCGAGCTGGGGGCCGAAGGGCTGAGGAAGTTCCCCAAGACCTGCTTCAGCATGCTGGTCCCGGAGGTGGAGCAGGAGTtgggggcactgccccacctgcgCTCTGTGCTCCTGTGCggcattgagacccaggcctgcaTCATG AGCACAGCGCTCGATGCCCTGGAGCGGGGGCTGGATGTTCACGTGGTGGCTGACGCGTGCTCCTCCAGAAg CCAAGTGGACCGGCTGGCGGCCCTGTCCCGCCTACGGCAGAGCGGTGCCTTCATCACCACCAGCGAGGGGCTGATCCTGCAGCTGGTCAGAGACGCCGCCCACCCTCGCTTCCGACAG ATCCAGAAGCTCATTAAGGACCCGGCCCCGGACAGTGGCCTCCTCTCCCTGTTCCCGGGACAGAGCCCCGGCTTCAGCTAA
- the ISOC2 gene encoding isochorismatase domain-containing protein 2 isoform X2, protein MALARLGKVVPKTSILFLCDMQEKFRPTIAHFPQIVAVAARMLQAAQLLEIPVVVTEQYPQGLGPTVPELGAEGLRKFPKTCFSMLVPEVEQELGALPHLRSVLLCGIETQACIMSTALDALERGLDVHVVADACSSRSQVDRLAALSRLRQSGAFITTSEGLILQLVRDAAHPRFRQIQKLIKDPAPDSGLLSLFPGQSPGFS, encoded by the exons ATGGCTCTGGCCCGGCTCGGGAAGGTGGTTCCCAAAACCAGCATCCTCTTCCTGTGTGACATGCAGGAGAAGTTCCGGCCCACCATAGCCCACTTCCCCCAGATTGTGGCCGTGGCAGCGCGCATGTTGCAG GCGGCGCAGCTGCTGGAGATCCCGGTGGTGGTGACGGAGCAGTACCCCCAGGGGCTGGGCCCTACGGTGCCCGAGCTGGGGGCCGAAGGGCTGAGGAAGTTCCCCAAGACCTGCTTCAGCATGCTGGTCCCGGAGGTGGAGCAGGAGTtgggggcactgccccacctgcgCTCTGTGCTCCTGTGCggcattgagacccaggcctgcaTCATG AGCACAGCGCTCGATGCCCTGGAGCGGGGGCTGGATGTTCACGTGGTGGCTGACGCGTGCTCCTCCAGAAg CCAAGTGGACCGGCTGGCGGCCCTGTCCCGCCTACGGCAGAGCGGTGCCTTCATCACCACCAGCGAGGGGCTGATCCTGCAGCTGGTCAGAGACGCCGCCCACCCTCGCTTCCGACAG ATCCAGAAGCTCATTAAGGACCCGGCCCCGGACAGTGGCCTCCTCTCCCTGTTCCCGGGACAGAGCCCCGGCTTCAGCTAA
- the ISOC2 gene encoding isochorismatase domain-containing protein 2 isoform X4 produces MGPGAFPVQGASAPHLVPSSHLLAAGAEMALARLGKVVPKTSILFLCDMQEKFRPTIAHFPQIVAVAARMLQSTALDALERGLDVHVVADACSSRSQVDRLAALSRLRQSGAFITTSEGLILQLVRDAAHPRFRQIQKLIKDPAPDSGLLSLFPGQSPGFS; encoded by the exons atggggcccggggccttTCCCGTTCAGGGGGCATCAGCTCCCCATCTGGTCCCATCCTCTCATCTTCTGGCTGCAGGGGCAGAGATGGCTCTGGCCCGGCTCGGGAAGGTGGTTCCCAAAACCAGCATCCTCTTCCTGTGTGACATGCAGGAGAAGTTCCGGCCCACCATAGCCCACTTCCCCCAGATTGTGGCCGTGGCAGCGCGCATGTTGCAG AGCACAGCGCTCGATGCCCTGGAGCGGGGGCTGGATGTTCACGTGGTGGCTGACGCGTGCTCCTCCAGAAg CCAAGTGGACCGGCTGGCGGCCCTGTCCCGCCTACGGCAGAGCGGTGCCTTCATCACCACCAGCGAGGGGCTGATCCTGCAGCTGGTCAGAGACGCCGCCCACCCTCGCTTCCGACAG ATCCAGAAGCTCATTAAGGACCCGGCCCCGGACAGTGGCCTCCTCTCCCTGTTCCCGGGACAGAGCCCCGGCTTCAGCTAA
- the LOC120388957 gene encoding C-Jun-amino-terminal kinase-interacting protein 4-like has translation MEEVFGEEGESAAPALCEEMVSGLAAGLYGELERLVGAYGRGAVAGLLPQLISVLEALEQAGGQIRERDEALELLRDDQLGLLGQYERERAGRKRAEERYMELEDAVEQERKGHKAALSRLDGQSRRLEEKARSYADQLASLEEQKAALLKELSALGQTHGKMVQRYKELKALTVPPPAPPTPRPSGVASAPHWPPLFLPSTSDPGCSEPPKGSAEAPGPAPAEGTPEPQQDGEGPTRNSHPLAQELPLPARDGSPQRCQELAEILSSTPELHPTPDLPASPPTPQRNMESLFAEVSGLSLELLGDVDEGADLQGDAVQTLMMENAGLRDTRLVLDTARRHLIARVEELTGERESLRGERDGATEALSRCQGRLRETEQDLSRIRQELEEIKKQNSDDAEVEAQASQRKRFTRAEMARVLTERNLYKERLMELQEAVRRTEMLRASREVQAAQMKKSSFWKFFDRLFSTSDFPERVPASPPVSEHRGNGGRAPPAVRYLPRPASPTDTGEPPNLSPQQQKRDLYRQIRSHIWKQHGRAPVHGWSPPAVPQVRAEQAEGQDLPRLAQLRLLDQKDPSTKLWCAVGMGVPRTDGDVSGAPWPAPPSLLWVCSGTHSASEVTVMDAARANLVLAQFVLPNAHVLCAAWLPGHRPLSAESTKLEPEILEDPLAPDPPELEEEAGTPDADSDAIGTMDTVWLGTQEGSISIYSAGSDWRRCLRTVQLKDAVHSVVHAQGRAVIALGNGTVAVFHRDAAGRWDLQRPRLLDLGRPRQSIRCALAVGSQVWVGYRNRVYVMEPRSARVQRYFEVTGRPESQVRHMALAGDGVWVSVRLDPTLRLFHAATGQPLQEIDLTPFVHSMFGPNTLGFSLHVSALGCFSQRLWIGTASGTVLTVPFAPEFSGRSEAPPAAGSQPGPSPASTPYCALESAQASYHGHRDAVRFFVCVPGCLNPSLAGSNESREEGAGQKQPMALVLSGGEGYINLRIGDDTDDQFGDLLVPNPRLRRSERSHLIVWQVRA, from the exons atGGAGGAGGTTTTCGGGGAGGAAGGGGAGTCGGCCGCCCCTGCGCTCTGCGAGGAGATGGTTTCGGGGTTGGCTGCAGGGCTCTATGGAGAGCTGGAGCGGCTAGTGGGGGCCTACGGGCGGGGGGCAGTGGCCGGGCTGCTGCCCCAGCTGATCTCAGTGCTGGAGGCGCTGGAGCAAGCCGGGGGGCAGATCCGGGAGCGGGATGAGGCGCTGGAGCTGCTGCGGGACGACCAGCTCGGGCTCCTGGGCCAGTACGAGCGGGAGCGGGCCGGGCGCAAGAGAGCCGAGGAG CGCTACATGGAGCTGGAGGACGCGGTGGAGCAGGAGCGTAAGGGGCACAAGGCGGCACTGAGCCGGCTGGACGGGCAGAGCCGGCGGCTGGAGGAGAAGGCCCGTAGCTACGCGGACCAAT TGGCCAGCCTGGAGGAGCAGAAAGCCGCCTTGCTCAAGGAGCTGTCAGCCCTAGGCCAGACCCACGGCAAg ATGGTTCAGCGCTACAAGGAGCTGAAGGCCCTGACGgtgccgccccctgccccaccgacCCCCCGGCCTAGCGG TGTGGCATCTGCCCCCCACTGGCCTCCCCTGTTTCTCCCCAGCACCTCGGACCCCGGCTGCTCCGAGCCCCCCAAG ggctctgcagAGGCTCCGGGCCCAGCCCCGGCGGAGGGGACCCCCGAACCCCAGCAGGATGGGGAGGGGCCCACCAGGAACAGCCACCCGCTGGCtcaggagctgcccctgcccgccAGAGACG GCTCCCCGCAGAGGTGCCAGGAGTTGGCCGAGATCTTGAGCTCCACCCCGgagctgcaccccaccccagatctGCCAGCCAG ccccccaaCCCCGCAACGCAACATGGAGTCGCTGTTCGCCGAGGTGTCGGGCCTGAGCCTCGAGCTGCTGGGGGATGTGGACGAGGGGGCTGATCTGCAGG GTGACGCTGTGCAGACCCTGATGATGGAGAACGCAGGGCTCCGGGATACCAG GCTGGTGCTGGACACTGCGCGCCGACACCTCATTGCCCGGGTGGAAGAGCTGACGGGCGAGCGGGAGTCGCTGCGGGGGGAGCGGGACGGGGCCACCGAGGCCCTGAGCCGCTGCCAGGGGCGTCTGCGTGAGACCGAGCAGGATCTGAGCAG GATTCGGCAGGAGCTGGAGGAAATCAAGAAGCAAAACAGTGACGATGCTGAG GTGGAGGCCCAGGCCTCGCAGCGGAAGCGGTTCACGCGGGCGGAGATGGCGCGGGTGCTGACCGAGCGCAACCTGTACAAGGAGCGGCTGATGGAGCTGCAGGAGGCCGTGAGGCGCACGGAGATGCTCCG AGCATCTCGGGAGGTCCAGGCGGCTCAGATGAAGAAATCATCCTTCTGGAAATT CTTCGACCGACTTTTCAGCACCAGCGACTTCCCTGAGCGGGTCCCGGCGTCGCCCCCGGTGTCCGAGCACcggggcaatgggggcagggcgccccctgctgtgaggtacctgccccgccccgcctcccccACAGA CACGGGGGAGCCCCCCAatctctccccccagcagcagaagcgGGACCTTTACCGCCAGATCCGCTCCCACATCTGGAAGCAGCATGGCCGGGCCCCGGTTCACGGCTGGAGCCCCCCGGCCGTCCCCCAG GTTCGGGCGGAGCAGGCTGAGGGCCAGGATCTGCCCAGGCTGGCGCAGCTGCGGCTACTGGACCAGAAAGATCCCAGCACTAAG ctgtggtgTGCCGTCGGGATGGGGGTGCCTAGGACGGACGGTGACGTCTCG GGGGCGCCCtggcctgccccccccagcctgctgtgGGTCTGCTCTGGGACACACTCGGCCAGCGAGGTCACGGTGATGGACGCTGCCCGCGCCAACCTTGTCCTGGCGCAGTTTGTGCTGCCCAACGCCCATGTGCTGTGTGCCGCCTGGCTGCCCG GTCACCGGCCACTCAGTGCCGAGAGCACAAAGCTGGAACCCGAGATCCTGGAAGACCCCTTGGCCCCTGACCCCCCAGAGCTAGAGGAGGAGGCGGGGACCCCGGACGCGGATAGTGATGCCATTGGCACCATGGACACTGTCTGGCTGGGCACCCAGGAGGGCAG CATTTCCATCTACTCGGCCGGTTCCGACTGGCGCCGGTGCCTGCGGACGGTGCAGCTGAAGGACGCCGTGCACAGCGTGGT cCACGCCCAGGGCCGCGCGGTAATTGCGCTGGGGAATGGGACTGTTGCCGTCTTCCACCGGGACGCCG CCGGCCGCTGGGACCTGCAGCGCCCCCGGCTGCTGGACCTGGGGCGCCCCCGCCAGTCCATCCGCTGCGCCCTGGCCGTGGGGAGCCAGGTCTGGGTCGGCTACCGCAACCGGGTCTATGTGATGGAGCCGCGCAGCGCCAGGGTCCAG cggTACTTTGAGGTGACCGGGCGCCCCGAGAGCCAGGTGAGGCACATGGCGTTGGCGGGCGATGGAGTCTGGGTCTCGGTGCGGCTGGACCCCACCCTGCGCCTCTTCCATGCAGCCACTGGCCAGCCCCTGCAGGAGATCGACCTGACACCCTTTGTCCATAGCATGTTTG GCCCGAACACTCTGGGTTTCTCCCTGCACGTCTCggccctgggctgcttctcccaGCGGCTGTGGATCGGCACGGCCAGTGGCACTGTCTTGACCGTGCCCTTCGCTCCGG AGTTCTCAGGGCGCTCAGAGGCCCCCCCGGCCGCGGGGTCCCAGCCGGGCCCGTCGCCCGCCAGCACCCCCTACTGTGCGCTGGAGAGTGCCCAGGCTTCCTACCACGGGCACCGTGATGCCGTCCGGTTCTTTGTCTGCGTCCCAG gCTGCCTTAACCCTTCGCTGGCTGGGAGCAATGAGAGCcgtgaggagggagctgggcagaagCAGCCCATGGCTTTGGTGCTGAGCGGAGGAGAGGGGTATATCAACCTCCGGATCG GGGACGACACGGACGATCAATTTGGGGACCTCTTGGTGCCCAATCCCCGTCTGCGCCGCTCAGAGCGCAGCCACCTCATTGTGTGGCAGGTCCGGGCCTGA